One window of the Chlamydiota bacterium genome contains the following:
- a CDS encoding AAA domain-containing protein: protein MAGRAGRFAGKDAIEQFKRVFGALRDQIGRVIVGQTEIVEQVLICFFARGHVLLEGVPGLGKTLLVKSLSRALGFDFKRIQFTPDLMPADIIGTQLVVEGEHGGKRFDFSPGPIFTNILLADEINRATPRTQSALLEAMEERQVSAGGVTRPLVEPFFVLATQNPIEMEGTYPLPEAQVDRFLLKIFIDYPTADELREILKRTTASARSEIVPAFDPAEAAEEIGEMRQLVREVLISAEVERYIIDIVTSTRPDKRRAADPDARPVDRYVNYGSSPRGAQALVLGAKVAALLDGRANVGYEDVDRVLVPALNHRVVLNFEAEADKVSAAEILRRVRDEVRAGRQP, encoded by the coding sequence ATGGCAGGGCGTGCGGGGAGGTTCGCGGGCAAGGATGCGATCGAGCAGTTCAAGCGGGTCTTCGGCGCGCTTCGCGATCAGATCGGGCGGGTGATCGTCGGCCAAACGGAGATCGTCGAACAGGTGCTCATCTGCTTCTTCGCGCGCGGCCACGTGCTGCTCGAGGGGGTGCCGGGCCTCGGCAAGACGCTCCTCGTCAAGTCGCTGAGCCGCGCGCTTGGTTTCGACTTCAAGCGGATCCAGTTCACCCCCGACCTGATGCCCGCCGACATCATCGGCACGCAGCTCGTCGTCGAGGGCGAACACGGCGGCAAGAGGTTCGACTTCTCGCCGGGCCCGATCTTCACCAATATCCTCCTCGCCGACGAGATCAACCGGGCGACGCCGCGCACGCAGTCGGCGCTGCTGGAGGCGATGGAGGAGCGGCAGGTGAGCGCGGGCGGCGTGACCCGCCCGCTCGTGGAGCCGTTCTTCGTCCTCGCGACGCAGAACCCGATCGAGATGGAGGGGACCTACCCGCTCCCCGAGGCGCAGGTGGACCGGTTCCTGCTGAAGATATTCATCGACTACCCGACCGCCGACGAGCTGCGGGAGATCCTCAAGCGCACCACCGCCTCCGCGCGGAGCGAGATCGTGCCCGCCTTCGACCCCGCGGAGGCGGCGGAGGAGATCGGGGAGATGCGGCAGCTCGTGCGCGAGGTGCTCATCTCGGCCGAGGTCGAGCGGTACATCATCGATATCGTGACCTCGACGCGCCCCGACAAGAGGCGGGCGGCCGATCCGGACGCCCGCCCGGTGGACCGGTATGTGAACTACGGTTCCTCCCCGCGGGGGGCGCAGGCCCTCGTCCTCGGCGCCAAGGTCGCCGCGCTTCTCGACGGGCGGGCGAACGTGGGCTACGAGGACGTCGACCGCGTGCTCGTCCCCGCCCTGAACCACCGGGTCGTGCTCAACTTCGAGGCCGAGGCGGACAAGGTCTCCGCCGCGGAGATCCTCCGCCGCGTCCGCGACGAGGTCCGCGCCGGCCGGCAGCCGTGA